In one Candidatus Methylacidiphilales bacterium genomic region, the following are encoded:
- a CDS encoding UvrB/UvrC motif-containing protein, whose protein sequence is MPENRPHGCENCKKAATVHLTQIVNGVLNKLDMCDSCPHAKEIDDPTGFSLADVLLGLGASQQMQASTSPNNTCPACGFTLNDFRKTGRLGCSQCYEVFRDGLIPILKDMHKTVQHKGKQPQRLIEKAKYEARLRELRAQLQKAIENEQYEQAAIYRDHIMQLQSKISEK, encoded by the coding sequence ATGCCAGAAAATCGCCCACACGGTTGCGAAAACTGCAAAAAAGCAGCCACCGTTCACCTTACTCAAATTGTCAACGGTGTCCTCAACAAACTCGACATGTGCGATAGCTGTCCACATGCCAAGGAAATAGACGATCCCACAGGATTTTCCCTCGCTGATGTTCTACTTGGCCTAGGAGCCTCCCAGCAAATGCAAGCTTCCACAAGCCCCAACAATACTTGCCCCGCATGCGGTTTCACGCTCAACGACTTCAGAAAAACTGGCCGCCTCGGCTGCTCTCAATGCTATGAAGTCTTCCGGGATGGCCTTATCCCCATCCTCAAAGACATGCACAAGACCGTCCAACACAAAGGCAAACAACCTCAACGCCTCATCGAAAAAGCCAAATACGAAGCCCGCCTCCGAGAGCTACGCGCTCAGCTTCAAAAAGCCATCGAAAACGAACAATACGAACAAGCTGCCATCTACCGTGACCACATTATGCAGCTCCAATCAAAAATCTCAGAAAAATAA
- the pilM gene encoding type IV pilus assembly protein PilM, producing the protein MSKRILTLDIGSHAIKLAEFSIDKQNGIVLVHFGQQELRQRNSSSEDRSTEISQIIKQLLSEYKSQAREAFLTISSQSTLMRAVKLPPVEAAQIEKIIGFEAQQIIPFPLEEMAWDYQMVPSRSGDGEEALIVAVKKEILEPECRAIANAGLHVQFADAGPLALYNAYRFNYGYHPESVLILDLGAKATNLLFIEGSTFYSRSVPIAGNHITQQIANEFQETFQAAETLKKGKGYVNLGNDYADTGDPTSTRISHLIRNTMLKLYSELTRSINFYRTQQNGASPVRIYLTGGTAMIPYLDLFLAEKMKLSVEYFNPLKNISLHPSIDREAFRSKVFFLSELTGLALRAAGSAPIEITLSTPWIKQKIAERQRAPYLVASLIILFLLFTFSATAVWREITITQQLLETAQAENAQYQATASQLEPLEKNLDQLQHYLDQAKILGDQRQFWHQILNELHRCIPVGVWITELIPQFNGYGLNELVPPEKPAPPPSRPKPSAAPSGTTAPQADASPKPAPPTQINQLKIKGFFEKNLQPAVINTFVSALAESPLFDINPEKITEAIISTETPQDSDALGWSYELRIKLKTPLSIQP; encoded by the coding sequence ATGTCCAAGCGAATACTTACCCTAGATATCGGGTCGCATGCAATTAAGCTTGCGGAATTTTCTATCGATAAACAGAACGGCATCGTTCTAGTCCACTTTGGACAACAAGAGCTTCGTCAACGTAATTCCTCTTCGGAAGATCGTTCCACAGAAATTTCCCAAATCATCAAACAGCTCCTTTCTGAATACAAATCTCAAGCCCGAGAAGCTTTCCTCACCATCTCGTCGCAATCTACATTGATGAGGGCTGTCAAGTTGCCGCCAGTAGAAGCTGCCCAAATCGAAAAAATCATCGGTTTTGAGGCGCAACAAATCATCCCCTTTCCACTCGAAGAAATGGCCTGGGATTATCAAATGGTTCCCTCACGTAGTGGAGATGGAGAAGAAGCCCTAATTGTCGCCGTTAAAAAAGAAATACTGGAACCAGAATGCCGTGCCATCGCCAACGCTGGGCTTCATGTCCAATTTGCCGATGCTGGCCCTCTAGCCCTTTACAACGCCTACCGTTTTAACTACGGATATCATCCCGAATCTGTCTTAATCCTCGATCTTGGGGCAAAAGCAACAAACCTCCTCTTCATCGAGGGATCTACTTTTTATTCCCGTTCCGTCCCCATTGCTGGCAATCACATCACTCAACAAATCGCCAACGAGTTCCAAGAGACTTTCCAAGCCGCAGAGACGCTCAAAAAGGGCAAAGGTTACGTCAATCTCGGTAACGACTATGCCGACACCGGCGATCCTACCTCGACTCGCATCTCCCATCTTATTCGCAACACCATGCTCAAGCTCTACAGTGAGCTCACCCGTTCGATAAACTTTTACCGCACGCAACAAAACGGAGCCTCCCCAGTGAGAATCTACCTCACAGGCGGCACGGCTATGATTCCCTACCTCGATCTCTTTCTCGCCGAAAAGATGAAGCTGAGTGTTGAATATTTTAATCCCTTAAAAAACATCAGCCTCCATCCCTCGATAGACCGTGAAGCTTTCCGATCCAAAGTTTTCTTCCTGAGCGAGCTTACTGGACTGGCTCTGCGGGCTGCAGGATCAGCTCCAATAGAAATTACTCTCAGCACTCCATGGATAAAGCAAAAAATCGCAGAGCGTCAACGTGCCCCATACCTCGTCGCGAGTCTAATCATCCTTTTTCTCTTATTCACCTTTAGTGCTACAGCCGTCTGGAGAGAAATCACTATCACCCAGCAACTCCTTGAAACAGCCCAAGCTGAAAATGCTCAATATCAGGCCACCGCAAGTCAACTTGAACCCCTCGAAAAAAATCTCGACCAACTCCAACACTACCTCGATCAAGCCAAAATCCTCGGCGATCAACGCCAATTCTGGCATCAAATCCTTAATGAACTCCACCGGTGCATTCCCGTCGGTGTCTGGATCACTGAACTTATTCCTCAATTCAACGGTTACGGCTTGAATGAGCTCGTCCCACCTGAAAAACCAGCTCCACCACCTTCTCGCCCCAAACCTTCAGCAGCTCCCTCTGGCACAACCGCACCACAAGCCGATGCATCCCCCAAGCCCGCTCCTCCCACACAAATCAACCAACTCAAGATCAAAGGCTTCTTTGAAAAAAATCTACAACCCGCCGTCATCAACACCTTCGTCTCAGCCCTCGCCGAATCCCCTCTCTTCGATATCAACCCCGAAAAAATCACCGAAGCCATTATCAGCACTGAGACGCCACAAGATTCTGACGCCCTCGGCTGGAGCTACGAACTCCGCATCAAACTCAAAACCCCTCTCTCCATCCAGCCCTAG
- a CDS encoding Amuc_1100 family pilus-like protein, translating to MKTKFPPLPWPWIAAYALILLLGTIALWQLQSILEQKKSELTQVLQQQQQLLRRRFTPVNLNVQAIQQTLQDYNSLQKNLQPFLHTGIETLKPIREINAINFKEKLAEKVKQLTQKAKENNIRLPQNFYFGYSLYNSEINPPDRATPLLQKQLLAIETLVLTLYQAGIEQIHAIRRAPDPAEPQSSSVRGASHPDYLPISSSLSTSGHYTNIPIEIEFSARTESLRKALNALHKSPYLLVPRALEIKSSRTSIPRLSDFQTQSAEQSDPTVPILALGDETVRVTLRSDLVEWSSTQGTEHISVKSNPPAQNP from the coding sequence ATGAAAACTAAATTTCCCCCCCTCCCTTGGCCATGGATCGCTGCTTATGCCTTAATCCTACTCCTCGGCACCATCGCCCTATGGCAACTCCAATCAATCTTAGAACAGAAGAAAAGCGAGCTTACCCAAGTCCTCCAGCAACAACAACAGCTCCTCCGACGCCGCTTCACGCCCGTCAACCTTAACGTCCAAGCCATCCAACAAACCCTCCAAGACTACAACTCACTCCAAAAAAATCTTCAACCCTTCCTCCACACCGGTATCGAAACACTCAAGCCCATCCGTGAAATCAACGCCATCAACTTCAAAGAAAAACTCGCAGAAAAAGTCAAACAACTGACCCAAAAAGCCAAGGAAAACAACATCCGCCTCCCCCAAAATTTCTACTTCGGTTATTCCCTCTACAACAGTGAAATCAACCCCCCCGATCGAGCGACTCCTCTCCTTCAAAAACAACTCCTCGCCATCGAAACGCTAGTCCTCACCCTCTACCAAGCTGGCATCGAGCAAATTCACGCCATCCGCAGAGCCCCTGATCCAGCGGAACCTCAATCTTCTAGCGTTCGCGGTGCCTCTCATCCCGACTATCTCCCCATATCCTCCAGCCTTAGCACCTCAGGCCATTACACCAACATCCCCATCGAAATCGAATTCAGCGCCCGCACCGAGAGCCTCAGAAAAGCACTCAATGCACTACATAAATCACCCTATCTCCTCGTTCCCCGCGCCCTTGAAATCAAAAGCTCACGCACCTCTATCCCTCGCCTAAGCGACTTTCAAACCCAATCCGCTGAGCAAAGCGATCCCACCGTTCCGATCCTTGCCCTCGGGGATGAGACCGTAAGAGTCACCCTTCGCTCTGACCTCGTCGAATGGTCCTCAACTCAAGGCACCGAGCACATCTCCGTCAAATCCAATCCCCCTGCCCAGAATCCATGA
- the lpxI gene encoding UDP-2,3-diacylglucosamine diphosphatase LpxI (LpxI, functionally equivalent to LpxH, replaces it in LPS biosynthesis in a minority of bacteria.), producing MAGRLGIIAGRGKYPAAVARSARDQGVEVKVVAFYDETDEEWVKNYDTTWLRVGQLGRMLRVLEDGGVAEVIMAGQIRPANLFELRPDWKALMLLARLKERNAASIFGAIADELEARGIKVLPATRYVEHWLAKSGHCAGPIPKERTLEDLRYGFQIAKKISEWKIGQAVVVKQGTVLAVEAFEGTDPMIRRGAELGKRKGCVLVKVSEPNQDMRFDVPVVGERTVELAREYGVTAIGVEAGKTLIIDPPAVERLCESYRVTLWGMESPSALGAELSS from the coding sequence ATGGCAGGGCGACTTGGTATCATTGCGGGGCGCGGCAAGTATCCGGCAGCGGTGGCGCGTTCTGCTCGAGATCAAGGGGTGGAGGTGAAGGTGGTTGCTTTTTATGATGAGACGGATGAGGAGTGGGTCAAGAATTATGATACGACGTGGTTGCGGGTGGGGCAGTTGGGGAGGATGTTGCGTGTCTTGGAGGATGGGGGGGTGGCGGAGGTGATTATGGCGGGGCAGATTCGGCCGGCGAATTTGTTTGAGCTTCGGCCGGATTGGAAAGCCTTGATGTTGCTTGCTCGGTTGAAGGAGCGGAATGCGGCTTCGATATTTGGTGCGATTGCAGATGAGTTGGAGGCGCGGGGGATAAAGGTGTTGCCGGCGACTCGTTATGTGGAGCATTGGCTGGCGAAGAGCGGCCATTGTGCGGGGCCGATACCGAAAGAGCGGACGTTGGAGGATTTGCGGTATGGGTTTCAAATCGCGAAAAAAATAAGCGAATGGAAGATCGGTCAGGCGGTGGTGGTGAAGCAAGGGACGGTCTTAGCGGTGGAGGCGTTTGAGGGCACGGATCCGATGATTCGACGGGGTGCGGAGCTTGGGAAACGGAAGGGGTGTGTGTTGGTGAAGGTGAGTGAGCCGAATCAGGATATGCGATTTGATGTGCCTGTGGTGGGCGAGCGAACGGTGGAATTGGCGCGGGAGTATGGTGTGACGGCGATCGGTGTGGAAGCGGGGAAGACTTTGATTATTGATCCGCCGGCAGTGGAGAGGTTGTGCGAGTCGTATCGGGTGACGTTGTGGGGGATGGAGTCTCCGTCGGCTCTAGGGGCGGAGCTGTCGAGTTGA
- the thiE gene encoding thiamine phosphate synthase — translation MKLPQRQKILRQSRLYAILDSAYLPSDSAFIKKTAELLRAGVRLFQLRLKNESHNRVRSLVELVAPTIHAQRGLLILNDYAAWAAELPVDGVHVGQDDLSVSDVRMIIGSQRLVGLSTHSLDQVRAAKIVQPDYIGFGPLYSTQTKPDYPPIGLEKIREATHYIDPIPLFCIGGITLERLPSVIAAGAQRVVIVSALLNAENSEAYARQVIERLSSLSS, via the coding sequence ATGAAATTACCTCAACGCCAAAAAATACTTCGCCAATCTCGCCTCTATGCGATTTTGGATTCCGCCTATCTCCCCTCTGATTCTGCCTTCATAAAAAAAACTGCAGAGCTTCTTCGCGCAGGAGTGAGGCTTTTTCAACTCCGCTTAAAAAACGAATCCCATAATCGCGTTCGCTCTCTCGTGGAGCTTGTAGCCCCTACAATTCACGCGCAACGGGGACTTTTAATCTTAAACGATTACGCTGCATGGGCAGCCGAACTCCCCGTAGATGGAGTCCACGTCGGTCAAGACGATCTCTCAGTCTCAGACGTCCGCATGATTATTGGTTCACAACGCCTTGTCGGACTCTCCACGCACAGTCTAGATCAAGTGAGGGCAGCAAAAATCGTGCAGCCGGATTACATCGGCTTCGGACCACTCTACTCTACTCAGACCAAGCCGGATTACCCTCCGATCGGCCTTGAAAAGATCAGAGAAGCTACCCACTACATCGATCCCATCCCACTTTTTTGCATTGGAGGCATCACGCTGGAGCGGTTGCCCTCTGTAATTGCAGCCGGCGCGCAGCGTGTGGTCATCGTTTCCGCCCTCTTAAATGCTGAAAACAGCGAAGCCTACGCACGGCAAGTGATCGAGCGGCTTAGCTCGCTGAGTTCTTGA
- a CDS encoding ribose-phosphate pyrophosphokinase yields MSRFNLPPQLFSGNANRPLAEAIARCLSVELGVVNVTTFPDGETFVKYHDNIRGRDLFILQPTSPPTNHNIMELLIMIDAARRASAARITAVIPFYGYARQDRKDQPRVPITAKLIANLLVAAGANRILAMDLHAQQIQGFFDIPVDHLYAAPVIYKYVQTLGLENLTVVSPDVGGMKMASYYSQMLHAGLALVVKRRTSATETEVQFVVGDVKGRDVLLVDDLTETAGTLTSAARVLKEHGARRIFAAVSHAILTDLAIERLMHSPIEELITTNSTPVKCPAGCNIRVLDVAPLLAEAIDRIHADQSISSLFEIKNSAS; encoded by the coding sequence ATGTCACGATTTAATCTTCCCCCGCAACTTTTTTCCGGCAACGCCAACCGTCCACTCGCTGAAGCCATTGCCCGCTGCCTCTCCGTCGAGCTTGGAGTCGTCAACGTAACCACTTTCCCCGACGGCGAGACCTTTGTGAAATACCACGACAATATCCGCGGTCGCGACCTCTTCATCCTGCAGCCCACTTCGCCCCCCACCAATCACAACATCATGGAGCTGCTCATCATGATCGATGCAGCTCGGCGCGCGTCCGCCGCGCGGATTACCGCCGTGATCCCGTTCTACGGTTACGCCCGGCAAGACCGCAAAGATCAACCACGCGTCCCGATCACAGCGAAACTCATCGCCAATCTCCTTGTCGCCGCGGGAGCCAACCGCATTCTAGCCATGGATCTCCATGCCCAGCAGATCCAGGGCTTCTTTGATATTCCCGTGGATCATCTCTACGCTGCCCCCGTGATTTACAAATACGTGCAAACGCTCGGCCTTGAGAATCTCACCGTCGTCTCTCCAGACGTCGGCGGGATGAAAATGGCATCGTATTACTCACAGATGCTTCACGCTGGCCTGGCTCTAGTCGTGAAACGCCGCACGAGCGCTACGGAGACTGAAGTGCAGTTTGTCGTCGGCGACGTAAAAGGTCGCGACGTCCTCCTAGTGGATGATTTGACGGAGACTGCCGGCACACTCACGAGCGCGGCACGCGTTCTAAAAGAACATGGTGCTCGTCGCATTTTCGCGGCCGTTTCTCATGCGATATTGACGGATCTTGCCATTGAGCGATTGATGCATTCGCCCATAGAAGAGCTGATCACCACCAATAGCACACCTGTAAAATGCCCAGCGGGCTGTAATATTCGAGTTCTCGACGTAGCGCCCTTACTGGCCGAAGCGATTGATCGCATCCACGCCGATCAATCGATCTCTTCACTGTTTGAAATCAAGAACTCAGCGAGCTAA
- a CDS encoding aldo/keto reductase — protein sequence MQYRRLGRSGLKVSALSFGSWVTFAQQISYETARDLMRTAYDHGVNFFDNAEAYAMGRSEETMGAILHELGWPRDTYILSSKVFWGGDRPTQVGLSRKHITDACHAALKRLRTDYLDLYFCHRPDPDTPTDEIVETMTLLIRQGKILYWGTSEWTAAQIAEAAGIARSTHAIAPTMEQPEYNLFRRQRVEIEYAPLYSSIGLGLTTWSPLASGLLTGKHQACRPAEGSRLSMEMYSWLRQKTIDHPSFPQKAQIIQQLQAFAHSLSISLPRLAIAWCLKNPYVSTVILGASRVEQLQENLQALNDTEKLTPEVLNQIEQIVGNKPLPFDNP from the coding sequence ATGCAATATCGCCGCTTAGGCCGATCTGGTCTTAAAGTCTCTGCACTCTCCTTTGGCTCTTGGGTCACTTTTGCTCAGCAAATCTCTTACGAGACTGCCCGCGATCTCATGCGCACGGCTTATGACCACGGCGTGAATTTTTTTGATAACGCCGAGGCCTATGCCATGGGACGCTCCGAAGAAACCATGGGCGCAATCCTCCACGAGCTCGGTTGGCCACGCGATACCTACATCCTCTCCTCAAAAGTCTTCTGGGGAGGCGATCGCCCCACACAAGTCGGCCTCAGTAGAAAACATATCACCGATGCCTGCCATGCAGCCTTGAAGCGCCTTCGCACGGATTACCTCGATCTCTATTTTTGTCATCGTCCTGACCCCGATACTCCGACAGATGAAATTGTGGAGACAATGACTCTCCTGATTCGCCAAGGCAAAATTCTCTACTGGGGCACGTCTGAATGGACAGCCGCACAGATTGCAGAGGCCGCTGGCATCGCTCGATCCACGCACGCCATTGCCCCTACTATGGAGCAACCCGAATACAACCTCTTTCGCCGCCAACGCGTCGAGATCGAATACGCGCCACTCTATTCCTCAATCGGCTTAGGCCTCACCACCTGGTCCCCCCTTGCCTCTGGTCTCCTCACTGGAAAACACCAAGCCTGCCGCCCCGCAGAAGGTTCCCGCCTCAGCATGGAGATGTATTCATGGCTTCGCCAAAAGACCATCGATCATCCCTCCTTTCCACAAAAAGCCCAAATCATCCAACAACTTCAAGCTTTCGCGCACTCCCTTTCTATCAGCCTTCCGCGCCTTGCCATCGCATGGTGCCTAAAAAATCCATATGTGTCCACGGTCATCCTCGGTGCTTCCCGAGTGGAGCAGCTTCAGGAAAACTTACAAGCCCTCAACGATACTGAGAAACTCACACCCGAGGTGCTAAATCAAATCGAACAAATAGTCGGCAACAAACCTCTCCCCTTTGATAATCCATAG
- the rmuC gene encoding DNA recombination protein RmuC, translating into MLIEIIAFACLGGILAAGIIWIFRRQFREMADALAQKEENARQALLIAVRERIGELQTYFQQEFSLFRQELQAASREETQVLLKQAQEGSQAVQRSLLDFSANLSQRTEAAHQMQQQVLHQLQSRLQETLDRLGQRIEERLDAVRATVEGRLRSLQEDNAVQLDRIRHTVDERLQNTLDKRLSESFSVVSERLELVQRGLGEMQSLASGVGELKRVLTNVKQRGTWAEIQLGVLISEMLAPHQYAVNVKPDPQSREVVEYAIRLPGREGESEVWLPVDSKFPMEDYQRLVEASERGDSAAVEVATREVRRAVIEAAKEISQKYLRPPRTTDFAIMYLPTEGLYAEAVRQVGLVQELQQKYRVVVAGPTTFTALLNSLQIGFKTLAIQEQSARVWRVLNEVRVEFGKFAEWVGAVKARFDQASKELEKVETRTRAVERKLQGLGTVGAIESEQPVLRVGEGSEGE; encoded by the coding sequence ATGTTAATCGAAATTATCGCTTTTGCATGCCTGGGGGGAATTTTAGCGGCAGGTATCATTTGGATTTTCAGGCGGCAGTTTCGTGAAATGGCTGATGCTTTAGCCCAAAAAGAAGAAAATGCGAGGCAAGCTTTGTTAATCGCTGTGCGTGAGCGCATCGGAGAGCTGCAAACCTATTTTCAGCAAGAGTTTTCTTTGTTTCGGCAAGAGTTACAGGCTGCATCAAGGGAGGAGACGCAGGTGCTATTAAAACAAGCGCAAGAGGGCAGTCAGGCTGTGCAGCGGAGTCTGCTGGATTTTTCAGCTAATCTGAGTCAACGCACGGAAGCGGCTCATCAGATGCAACAGCAAGTTTTGCATCAGCTTCAATCGCGTCTGCAAGAGACACTGGATCGGCTAGGACAACGGATCGAAGAGCGGCTTGATGCGGTGCGAGCGACTGTGGAAGGTCGCTTGAGAAGCTTGCAAGAAGATAACGCCGTGCAGCTCGATCGTATACGACACACAGTGGATGAGCGTCTGCAGAACACGTTAGATAAACGGTTGAGCGAATCTTTCTCAGTCGTATCAGAACGGCTTGAGCTTGTGCAGCGCGGATTAGGGGAAATGCAGTCGCTTGCCAGTGGCGTGGGAGAATTGAAGCGCGTGTTGACGAATGTGAAGCAGCGCGGCACGTGGGCGGAGATTCAACTGGGCGTTTTGATCAGCGAGATGCTCGCTCCGCATCAGTATGCGGTGAACGTTAAACCGGATCCTCAATCACGGGAAGTCGTGGAGTATGCGATACGGCTTCCTGGGCGCGAGGGGGAGAGTGAAGTGTGGCTGCCGGTAGATTCAAAGTTTCCGATGGAGGATTATCAACGGCTTGTAGAGGCTTCAGAAAGAGGGGATAGTGCGGCCGTCGAGGTTGCGACTCGAGAGGTGCGGCGAGCTGTTATAGAAGCGGCTAAGGAGATTTCGCAGAAATATTTGCGACCTCCACGCACGACGGATTTTGCTATTATGTATCTACCGACTGAGGGGTTGTATGCTGAGGCCGTGCGTCAGGTGGGACTTGTGCAAGAGCTACAGCAAAAGTATCGGGTCGTTGTGGCTGGGCCGACGACCTTTACGGCACTGCTGAATAGCCTGCAGATCGGCTTCAAGACGCTGGCTATTCAAGAGCAATCGGCTCGGGTGTGGCGGGTGTTGAACGAAGTCCGTGTGGAATTCGGAAAGTTTGCGGAGTGGGTTGGAGCCGTGAAGGCGCGTTTTGATCAAGCGAGTAAAGAGCTTGAGAAAGTGGAGACGCGGACTCGTGCTGTGGAGCGGAAACTTCAGGGTCTTGGGACGGTGGGTGCGATTGAGTCTGAGCAGCCTGTGCTGAGGGTTGGAGAAGGAAGTGAGGGGGAGTAG
- a CDS encoding exopolysaccharide biosynthesis polyprenyl glycosylphosphotransferase has protein sequence MLTKVLHAPLRFHTTTLLLLDWATFSACYYAAALYVRQSIFDPEAFATDVLLISLGAISLMFFVISGYDRRNDMQSLRYTIEHILAGGVALLVVLVGAYVFTSYAAVMMPSRGAVLLAFVSFVPLSLTYRRFLSDRLVDYNRENYFLAVGGAKELEDFYRDYKEAKQPQKLVLVGLTEADWGKRVVGKGETIEIGSDPIKAFDQVDERCEGIILCFDPEHLSEKFLDRILSFYLKRIPVFTLESFSSMYWKKLPVERVDLVWALEDNLSLARTEAFDKAKRLIDIGLSLLLLLPAAPVILVLAGLIKLTSPGPAFFEQTRIGRYRKPFTLYKLRTMIHNPDPEKGDVYTRKNDPRVTPLGALLRKMRLDELPQLWNVLIGDMSLIGPRAEWAKLVEHYESKIPYYHLRHLVKPGITGWAQVNYPYGESEKDAVEKLKYDLYYIKNYSFVLDAAIFLKTIFVMLFGRGAR, from the coding sequence ATGTTAACAAAAGTCTTACATGCACCGCTGCGATTTCATACGACAACGCTTTTGCTTTTGGATTGGGCGACGTTTTCGGCATGTTATTACGCCGCGGCGCTATACGTGCGGCAGAGTATCTTTGATCCTGAGGCTTTTGCTACGGATGTGTTGTTAATATCGCTGGGGGCGATCAGTCTCATGTTTTTCGTTATCTCTGGATACGATCGGCGTAACGATATGCAAAGCTTGCGTTATACAATTGAGCATATATTGGCTGGGGGTGTAGCGCTTTTAGTGGTGTTGGTGGGGGCTTATGTTTTCACCTCGTATGCAGCGGTGATGATGCCGAGCCGGGGTGCGGTGTTGTTGGCTTTTGTGTCGTTTGTTCCTTTGTCGTTGACCTATCGGCGATTTTTGAGTGATCGGCTGGTGGATTATAATCGGGAAAATTACTTCTTGGCGGTCGGTGGGGCGAAGGAGTTGGAGGATTTTTATCGAGATTATAAGGAGGCTAAGCAGCCACAGAAGCTTGTGTTGGTGGGGTTGACTGAGGCTGATTGGGGAAAGCGGGTGGTGGGAAAAGGTGAGACGATTGAGATTGGGAGTGATCCGATAAAAGCTTTTGATCAGGTAGACGAGCGGTGTGAAGGGATCATTTTGTGTTTTGATCCGGAGCATTTGTCGGAGAAGTTTTTGGATCGCATTTTGTCGTTTTATTTAAAGCGGATACCTGTTTTTACGTTGGAGTCATTTTCGAGTATGTATTGGAAGAAGCTGCCTGTGGAGCGCGTGGACTTGGTATGGGCGTTGGAGGATAATTTAAGTCTGGCGCGGACGGAAGCTTTCGATAAGGCTAAGCGATTGATCGATATTGGGCTGAGTTTGTTGTTGTTGCTTCCTGCTGCTCCCGTTATTTTAGTGCTTGCGGGATTGATTAAGTTGACGAGTCCTGGACCGGCCTTTTTCGAGCAGACACGGATAGGGCGATATCGTAAGCCATTTACGTTGTATAAGCTTCGAACGATGATCCACAATCCTGATCCGGAGAAGGGAGATGTTTACACGCGGAAAAATGATCCTCGTGTGACGCCGCTGGGTGCTTTGCTGAGGAAGATGCGGCTAGATGAGTTGCCTCAGCTTTGGAATGTGTTGATCGGAGACATGAGCTTAATCGGGCCAAGGGCGGAATGGGCGAAATTGGTCGAGCACTATGAAAGTAAGATTCCGTATTATCATTTGAGGCATCTGGTCAAGCCTGGGATTACGGGCTGGGCACAAGTGAACTATCCTTATGGGGAAAGTGAGAAAGATGCCGTCGAAAAACTTAAATACGATTTGTATTACATTAAGAACTACTCTTTCGTTTTGGATGCAGCGATTTTTTTGAAGACTATTTTCGTGATGCTTTTTGGGCGCGGTGCGCGTTAG
- a CDS encoding DUF362 domain-containing protein, producing MPATVVRHDIPEAIVGLDILEDKVRLAWQSALLRLTDSQSETTAWRKLGLSRRDHVGIKISTLGGRLSGTRIELVKTIIQSLRQAGISKITVWDKWQRDMEHAGYLPPSHHLDAHITSILPSPPGMSRKAFIDYPLVGNLVPGDLDFLTEYQRDRLRPEKFKDRKRFFDLKNGTSRRSYFAHPLVHTFTQVINVSALNHDNLYGIHGTLVSLALGSVDNTLRFTQGPRSTDEAIGEILDHPILKSKVRLHILDGLRIQFAAGPRQHAEFSRPAGIILLSQDPVALDTVGLELLNEYRKEAQMPPLTPQPGHLAAAAEIGLGEADRSRIQVLR from the coding sequence ATGCCCGCGACTGTAGTGCGACATGACATTCCTGAAGCAATTGTCGGTTTGGATATTCTGGAAGACAAAGTCCGTCTAGCATGGCAAAGCGCACTACTCCGACTCACAGATTCACAATCTGAAACCACAGCATGGAGAAAACTTGGCCTTTCTCGCCGCGATCACGTCGGAATCAAAATTTCCACCCTCGGCGGCCGCCTCAGTGGCACTCGAATCGAACTTGTGAAAACCATCATCCAAAGCCTTCGTCAAGCTGGCATCAGCAAAATCACTGTGTGGGACAAATGGCAACGCGATATGGAACATGCTGGCTACCTTCCCCCCTCTCATCATCTCGATGCCCATATCACCTCGATCCTTCCATCACCTCCGGGAATGAGTCGCAAAGCCTTCATTGACTACCCACTCGTCGGAAACCTTGTCCCAGGCGATCTAGATTTTTTAACAGAATACCAAAGAGATCGCCTACGCCCCGAAAAATTCAAGGATCGCAAACGTTTCTTTGACCTCAAAAACGGCACTAGCAGGCGCTCGTATTTTGCCCACCCGCTTGTCCACACTTTTACTCAAGTCATCAATGTTTCTGCCCTCAATCATGATAATCTCTATGGCATACACGGCACCTTAGTCTCACTCGCTCTCGGCAGTGTAGACAACACCCTGCGCTTTACCCAAGGCCCTCGCAGCACAGACGAAGCGATCGGAGAAATCCTTGATCATCCTATTTTGAAATCAAAAGTCCGTCTCCACATTCTCGACGGTCTTCGCATCCAGTTCGCTGCTGGACCTCGTCAACACGCCGAATTTTCCCGACCTGCTGGAATCATCCTCCTTAGCCAAGACCCTGTCGCACTCGATACCGTCGGCCTCGAGCTCCTAAATGAATACCGCAAGGAAGCTCAGATGCCTCCCCTTACCCCCCAACCAGGCCATCTAGCCGCAGCCGCTGAAATTGGCTTAGGAGAAGCAGACCGCAGTCGAATACAAGTCCTCCGCTGA